The following proteins are encoded in a genomic region of Streptomyces lunaelactis:
- a CDS encoding endonuclease/exonuclease/phosphatase family protein, whose product MVFHATVPNTIGRLGSLLETFLPWLGSAVPGLLALALLRRSFVALIALLLPVVAWISLFGYLLFPSHESAGEITALQHNVSDENPDPAGTARILIKAQADLIALEELTPSALPALAAAMAPDYPHHATKGTVGLWSKYPLSDVRPVDIRPEGIGEDWNRGLRATARTTQGDVGVYVAHLPSVRVGLSSGFSSAWRDESAVLLGEAIAAERLDKVILLGDLNSTLDDRGLAPVSSQMNATGSGFAFSWPAALPVARIDQIMTRSATVTDFWSLPATGSDHLPIAAHIRL is encoded by the coding sequence TTGGTCTTTCATGCCACGGTCCCCAATACGATTGGCCGTCTGGGCAGCCTTCTCGAGACATTCCTGCCTTGGCTCGGCTCAGCCGTCCCCGGACTGCTGGCCTTGGCATTACTGCGCCGCTCATTCGTCGCGTTGATCGCGTTGCTGCTGCCTGTTGTCGCTTGGATCAGCCTCTTCGGCTACCTGCTGTTTCCCAGTCACGAATCGGCAGGCGAAATTACTGCGCTTCAGCATAATGTCAGCGACGAAAATCCAGACCCGGCAGGCACCGCGAGGATTCTGATCAAGGCCCAAGCCGACCTCATCGCCTTGGAGGAGTTGACGCCTTCTGCTTTGCCGGCCTTGGCAGCGGCCATGGCACCGGACTATCCCCACCATGCGACAAAGGGCACGGTCGGACTCTGGTCGAAGTATCCGCTCTCCGACGTGCGGCCGGTGGACATCAGGCCGGAGGGAATCGGGGAAGACTGGAACCGCGGACTGAGGGCGACTGCCAGGACGACGCAGGGTGATGTCGGTGTTTATGTAGCTCACCTGCCCTCCGTGCGCGTCGGCCTGAGCAGCGGATTCAGTTCCGCGTGGCGGGACGAGAGTGCCGTTCTCCTTGGTGAAGCGATCGCCGCTGAGCGGCTGGACAAGGTGATTCTGCTTGGGGACCTCAACAGCACGCTGGACGACCGCGGTCTAGCGCCGGTCAGCTCGCAGATGAACGCAACAGGCTCAGGGTTCGCATTCAGCTGGCCTGCAGCTCTGCCCGTAGCTCGGATTGACCAGATCATGACGCGCTCGGCGACGGTCACCGATTTCTGGTCACTGCCTGCGACAGGGAGCGACCACTTGCCAATAGCCGCTCACATCAGGCTCTGA
- a CDS encoding PP2C family protein-serine/threonine phosphatase, with product MTTPQIDYVALFAATPSPYLVLGPDLVVVDVNDAYLRATGRTRDELVGQYIFDAFPDNPADPNADGVRNLSASLHRVLATRKPDTMALQKYDIPVMREPGVFEERWWSPVNTPVVGPDGSVAWIIHRVEDVTAFVLSHRDRHGGQGGEGGALRKREGAMESELYARARELQLLNEELRQAHARERQVAITLQEAMLHSPDLAGHRDIAVRYLPAIGSLNVCGDWYDVVDLPAGRFAVAVGDVVGHGLAAAAIMGMLRSALSAASRAVDGPAKALEVLGVYARSVEGALATTAVKAMVDTGRRQIAYSSAGHPPPVLLHSDGTHDLLDRATDPPLGARPMHTPRPQASVPYTTGDTLVLYTDGLIERRGEDIDTGLARLTDALAQRSTLGPERLADAVLAQLGVSGGARDDIALVIVRL from the coding sequence ATGACGACACCGCAGATCGACTACGTGGCGCTGTTCGCAGCCACACCGAGCCCGTACCTGGTGCTGGGGCCGGACCTGGTGGTTGTCGACGTCAACGATGCATATCTTCGGGCGACAGGCCGGACCCGCGACGAACTGGTCGGGCAGTACATCTTCGATGCCTTCCCCGACAACCCGGCCGACCCCAATGCCGACGGCGTACGGAATCTGAGCGCATCGCTGCACAGGGTCCTGGCCACCCGGAAACCGGACACGATGGCGCTGCAGAAGTACGACATTCCCGTGATGCGTGAGCCCGGGGTGTTCGAAGAGCGGTGGTGGTCGCCGGTCAACACACCCGTCGTCGGGCCGGACGGGAGCGTGGCGTGGATCATCCATCGGGTGGAGGACGTGACCGCGTTCGTCCTGTCCCACCGAGACCGCCACGGAGGGCAGGGCGGGGAGGGCGGAGCCCTGCGCAAGCGGGAGGGGGCAATGGAGAGCGAGCTGTACGCGCGGGCGCGGGAACTGCAGCTGCTGAATGAGGAACTGCGCCAGGCCCACGCCCGCGAACGCCAGGTGGCCATCACGCTTCAGGAGGCCATGCTCCATTCCCCGGACCTGGCCGGGCACAGGGATATCGCGGTGCGCTACCTGCCCGCGATCGGCTCGCTGAACGTGTGCGGCGACTGGTACGACGTGGTGGACCTGCCCGCCGGGCGCTTCGCCGTGGCGGTCGGCGACGTCGTGGGCCACGGCCTGGCAGCCGCCGCCATCATGGGCATGCTTCGCAGTGCCCTGAGCGCCGCCTCCCGCGCAGTGGACGGGCCCGCGAAGGCGCTGGAGGTGCTGGGCGTGTACGCCCGCTCGGTAGAGGGGGCGCTGGCCACCACCGCGGTCAAGGCAATGGTCGACACCGGCAGGCGTCAGATCGCTTACAGCAGCGCCGGCCACCCGCCGCCCGTCCTGCTGCACTCCGACGGCACCCACGACCTCCTGGACCGGGCGACCGACCCGCCGCTGGGCGCCCGCCCCATGCACACCCCCCGTCCCCAGGCCAGCGTCCCCTACACCACCGGTGACACCCTCGTGCTCTACACCGACGGCCTGATCGAACGCCGCGGCGAGGACATCGACACCGGTCTGGCCCGGCTGACCGATGCCCTCGCCCAGCGCAGCACGCTCGGCCCGGAGCGCCTGGCCGACGCCGTCCTGGCCCAACTCGGTGTCAGCGGCGGTGCCCGCGACGACATCGCATTGGTCATCGTGCGCCTCTGA
- a CDS encoding D-alanine--D-alanine ligase family protein: MKAVVLCGGESVERDVSLDSGMSVARALIDLRYEVTVVDPAADEPFVCRSSCDPGDLPQTTVTTELPVIDVPKSRKNIFATLTSEAMVATLKLADMVFPALHGGWGGDGHVQAILEMADVPFTGAGSAACSLAWDKQRTLRVLRDAGVTVSPWEVHRTGENEHQPGVLSMLDAGPVVVKYLTGTSFSTLFVAEDADELAATLAESPAGEDWLISPFLSGREFTVSVLGDHILPVVELEYSGPLYDFEAKNRPGASQRLCPAEITAELRDCLQEQALRAHRSVGLGPAEYSRVDFRCNNHGEPHCLEVNACPALRTGGGFATAANAIGWSFPQLIDEITRLPPRPPSPADLVSPPAPSTWSISPATSTSGTRTAPSPSPRSANPTPDKAGHITQS; this comes from the coding sequence ATGAAGGCTGTCGTGCTGTGTGGCGGGGAAAGTGTCGAGCGAGACGTGTCTCTCGACTCGGGAATGTCGGTAGCTCGCGCGCTCATCGATCTGCGTTACGAGGTTACGGTGGTCGATCCGGCCGCAGATGAGCCATTCGTGTGTCGATCGAGCTGTGACCCCGGCGATCTGCCACAGACTACGGTCACCACTGAACTTCCGGTCATTGATGTGCCCAAGAGCCGGAAGAACATCTTCGCTACGCTTACGTCGGAAGCGATGGTCGCCACACTGAAACTGGCAGATATGGTATTTCCGGCGCTGCACGGGGGTTGGGGTGGCGACGGGCATGTCCAAGCAATACTGGAAATGGCCGATGTACCTTTCACGGGTGCGGGGAGCGCGGCGTGCAGTTTGGCGTGGGACAAGCAGCGAACACTACGTGTCCTGCGGGATGCAGGCGTTACTGTGAGCCCTTGGGAGGTGCATCGAACGGGCGAAAACGAGCACCAGCCTGGCGTGCTGAGTATGCTCGATGCCGGCCCTGTGGTGGTGAAGTACCTCACCGGTACCAGCTTCTCAACCCTATTTGTGGCCGAAGATGCCGATGAACTGGCTGCCACTCTCGCGGAATCCCCAGCGGGCGAAGACTGGCTTATTTCACCGTTTCTGTCGGGGAGGGAATTCACGGTCAGCGTCCTCGGCGATCACATACTTCCGGTGGTGGAGCTTGAATACAGCGGTCCACTATACGACTTTGAAGCGAAGAACCGGCCGGGAGCATCGCAGCGTCTGTGCCCCGCTGAAATCACCGCCGAACTCCGGGATTGCCTGCAGGAACAAGCGCTACGCGCCCATCGCTCAGTAGGTTTGGGCCCCGCTGAATACTCACGCGTCGACTTCCGCTGCAACAACCACGGAGAGCCCCACTGCCTTGAAGTGAACGCCTGCCCCGCTCTGCGAACTGGCGGTGGTTTTGCAACCGCGGCCAACGCCATCGGATGGTCCTTCCCTCAACTCATCGACGAGATCACCCGCCTGCCTCCACGGCCTCCGTCTCCGGCCGACCTGGTCAGCCCGCCGGCGCCTTCGACCTGGAGCATTTCACCGGCGACGTCGACATCCGGTACGCGGACGGCCCCGAGTCCTTCACCCCGCTCGGCGAACCCGACACCCGACAAAGCGGGGCATATCACCCAAAGCTGA
- a CDS encoding trehalose-6-phosphate synthase: MGEKTGSARVLVTDLDGTLLGGDGHDRRRLRDVLNRHPDITVVFATGRSLASVQALLRDDPLVPSPRWIIADVGASVIDAIRMVHLEDIQGKLRAGWPGAHRVRAALQQFPQLVYQEGVPQEGRCSFYLNPEGLSDDLKATVRALGCSWSYASGRYFDVLPARASKGRALRLLGRRLGWPRQAMLVAGDSLNDLSLFSQGTHAVVVANAQPALAAGVPPSKQVHHSALDGAAAVLEGMERLGWLVRRSVVVGYHRPPVRWLDGGWRPPSSPNGILPTLQAALTDERLDAVWAAAYIGEAPPPAEPMTAVDGLPLSLLPLHAERWAGYFHRVCKETLWPALMSQPGLIQDRPAHWADYEEVNAAFARHIGSLAAQGGTVWLHDYNLWLVPAVLRAQRPDLAIGLFHHTPFPQPDVFSRIPAAGQLLDSLACLDWAGFHTADCADNFRRLLAGTAGPTPRVGVHPLGIDRHAVADLARTRPQPRQGKDGSQLVLSVERLDYAKAPVHKIRALDALLAGSPRLRGRVRYRLVCPPPEAGIRAYDSTRSELESAINRINHRWGTHGWEPVDYIPRNLDFPEVVDHYLAADVFWVTSLADGMNLTAQEYITACHAINRPGVLILSRHAGVAQHLGTAALLTDPLRPQDLVDTLRAALAMTVHERAAHITRLESRLNTPPPAEWAHTVIAAIRGLPSQRCNWGWRG; encoded by the coding sequence GTGGGCGAGAAGACCGGCTCGGCCAGGGTGCTCGTGACCGACCTGGACGGCACGTTGCTGGGAGGCGATGGACACGATCGGCGGCGTCTGCGCGACGTCCTGAACCGGCACCCGGACATCACAGTGGTCTTCGCGACCGGACGCAGTCTTGCTTCCGTACAGGCCCTCCTGCGAGACGATCCCCTGGTCCCGTCCCCGCGCTGGATCATCGCCGACGTCGGGGCCAGCGTCATCGACGCCATCCGGATGGTCCACCTCGAAGACATACAGGGGAAGCTGCGCGCCGGATGGCCGGGCGCCCACCGGGTTCGAGCGGCGCTGCAGCAGTTCCCGCAGCTCGTGTACCAGGAAGGCGTACCCCAGGAGGGGCGCTGCTCCTTCTATCTGAACCCCGAAGGTCTCTCGGACGACCTCAAGGCCACGGTGAGAGCGCTGGGATGCTCCTGGTCGTACGCCTCGGGCCGGTACTTCGACGTCCTGCCGGCCAGGGCGAGCAAGGGACGTGCATTGCGGCTGCTCGGCCGCAGGCTGGGGTGGCCCCGGCAGGCGATGCTCGTGGCCGGGGACTCCCTCAACGACCTCTCACTGTTCTCCCAGGGCACGCACGCGGTCGTGGTCGCCAATGCGCAGCCCGCTCTGGCTGCCGGCGTCCCACCGAGCAAGCAGGTCCACCACTCCGCCTTGGACGGAGCTGCCGCCGTCCTGGAGGGGATGGAACGCCTCGGCTGGCTGGTCCGCCGATCGGTGGTCGTCGGCTATCACCGCCCACCCGTGCGCTGGCTCGACGGCGGCTGGCGGCCGCCGTCCAGTCCCAACGGCATCCTGCCGACTTTGCAGGCCGCTCTCACCGACGAGCGCCTGGACGCTGTGTGGGCAGCCGCCTACATCGGCGAGGCACCGCCGCCCGCCGAGCCCATGACGGCCGTCGACGGCTTGCCGCTGTCCCTGCTGCCGCTGCATGCCGAACGGTGGGCGGGTTACTTTCACCGCGTCTGCAAGGAGACGCTCTGGCCGGCCTTGATGTCCCAGCCCGGCCTCATCCAGGACCGGCCTGCCCACTGGGCCGACTATGAGGAGGTCAACGCCGCATTCGCCCGCCATATCGGCTCCCTCGCTGCGCAGGGAGGCACGGTCTGGTTGCACGACTACAATCTGTGGCTGGTACCGGCCGTCCTCAGGGCCCAGCGGCCCGACCTGGCCATCGGGCTGTTCCACCACACGCCGTTCCCCCAACCGGACGTCTTCAGCCGCATTCCTGCAGCCGGGCAGCTGCTCGACTCGCTTGCATGCCTGGACTGGGCCGGCTTCCACACCGCCGACTGCGCCGACAACTTCCGTCGGCTCCTGGCCGGCACCGCAGGGCCCACGCCGCGCGTCGGCGTGCACCCCCTCGGCATCGACCGCCATGCCGTCGCAGACCTCGCCAGGACGCGCCCCCAGCCGCGGCAGGGGAAGGACGGCAGCCAGTTGGTGCTGTCCGTGGAACGACTCGACTACGCCAAGGCGCCCGTCCACAAGATCCGCGCACTGGACGCCCTCCTGGCCGGCTCGCCCCGGCTACGGGGACGCGTGCGCTACCGCCTGGTCTGCCCACCGCCGGAGGCCGGCATCCGCGCCTACGACTCCACCCGCTCGGAACTTGAGAGCGCGATCAACCGAATCAACCACCGCTGGGGCACGCACGGGTGGGAGCCCGTCGACTACATCCCCCGCAATCTGGACTTCCCCGAGGTCGTCGACCACTACCTGGCAGCCGACGTGTTCTGGGTGACCTCACTCGCCGACGGGATGAACCTCACAGCCCAGGAATACATCACCGCGTGCCACGCCATCAACCGTCCCGGTGTTCTGATCCTGTCCCGTCACGCGGGAGTCGCGCAGCACCTGGGAACCGCGGCCCTGCTGACCGATCCACTGCGGCCACAGGATCTGGTCGACACCCTGCGCGCCGCACTGGCCATGACGGTGCACGAACGCGCCGCACACATCACACGCCTGGAGAGCCGGCTCAACACCCCGCCCCCGGCCGAGTGGGCCCACACAGTCATCGCCGCCATCCGGGGTCTGCCCAGCCAAAGGTGTAACTGGGGTTGGCGTGGCTAG
- a CDS encoding DUF6381 family protein gives MSVAGESSGRVQQLRRKAQEMEQAAERVADPQERQRLKDKARRLAEQSEQMSSTGSGDLDPMV, from the coding sequence ATGAGCGTTGCAGGCGAGTCCAGTGGTCGCGTTCAGCAGCTGCGCCGGAAGGCGCAGGAGATGGAACAGGCCGCGGAGCGTGTCGCTGACCCGCAGGAGCGTCAGCGTCTGAAGGACAAGGCCCGCCGGCTCGCGGAGCAGAGCGAGCAGATGAGCAGCACGGGCAGTGGGGACCTCGACCCCATGGTGTAA
- a CDS encoding S8 family peptidase, whose translation MATAALGAAVAFVSPVGAAQAAPVASGTSVASASSTASWAAGTRAYLVITAPGDTSAVQTAVTNNGGTVFAHYDAIGVIVAHSTSSAFAGTMRGVSGVQQVGATRTSDVPADAYNPVLPATPSQATTTLTESNRWDMTQIKADKAWAVTTGSPTVKVGVLDTGVDDLHQDIAPNFNAADSASCAYGKADTRTGAWRDVGEHGTHVAGTIAAAKNGKGVIGVAPSVKISSVRIAEPNTSMFFAENTVCGFMWAGDHGFKVTNNSYYTDPWMFNCPDNVDQAAIIEGVRRAQEYAENKGSLQVAAAGNSNYDLANKRTDTSSPNDSTPVTRTITNACIDIPTELPGVVTTAAMGNGNVKASYSNFGRSIIDIAAPGGDGASGVYSTLPGGKYGTMNGTSMASPHVAGVAALLASTNPGSTPADLRAKLATQATDTACPSDSRCTGTTANNAFFGEGQVDALKAVGGTPPPGAYFENAADVAIADNSTVESPLTVTGVSGNAPATLKVGVDIKHTYRGDLVVSLVAPDGTVYTLEDFPNNDGTDNVARTYTVNASSEVAAGTWKLRVSDVASQDIGKIDAWNLTF comes from the coding sequence GTGGCCACTGCTGCCCTCGGTGCGGCAGTGGCGTTCGTGAGTCCCGTCGGGGCCGCCCAGGCCGCGCCGGTCGCGTCCGGGACCTCTGTGGCGTCCGCGTCGTCCACCGCTTCGTGGGCCGCAGGCACTCGGGCCTACCTGGTCATCACCGCACCGGGCGACACCTCGGCCGTACAGACGGCGGTCACCAACAACGGCGGCACGGTGTTCGCGCACTACGACGCGATCGGCGTGATCGTGGCGCACTCGACGTCCTCGGCCTTCGCGGGCACCATGCGCGGCGTCAGTGGCGTCCAGCAGGTCGGCGCCACGCGGACCTCGGATGTTCCGGCCGACGCGTACAACCCCGTGCTTCCCGCCACTCCCTCGCAAGCCACGACCACCCTCACCGAGTCCAACCGCTGGGACATGACCCAGATCAAGGCGGACAAGGCCTGGGCCGTCACCACCGGCTCCCCCACCGTCAAGGTCGGCGTTCTCGACACCGGCGTCGACGACCTCCACCAGGACATCGCGCCCAACTTCAACGCCGCAGACTCGGCTTCCTGCGCCTACGGCAAGGCGGACACGCGCACCGGCGCATGGCGCGACGTCGGCGAGCACGGAACACACGTGGCAGGCACGATCGCGGCGGCCAAGAACGGCAAGGGCGTCATCGGCGTGGCCCCGAGCGTGAAGATCTCCTCTGTCAGGATCGCCGAGCCGAACACCAGCATGTTCTTCGCCGAGAACACCGTCTGCGGGTTCATGTGGGCCGGTGACCACGGCTTCAAGGTCACCAACAACAGCTATTACACGGACCCGTGGATGTTCAACTGCCCCGACAACGTGGACCAGGCAGCCATCATCGAGGGCGTCAGGCGCGCCCAGGAGTACGCGGAGAACAAGGGCTCGCTGCAGGTCGCGGCCGCGGGCAACTCCAACTACGACCTGGCGAACAAGCGGACCGACACATCGAGCCCGAACGACTCGACCCCGGTCACCCGCACCATCACCAACGCGTGCATCGACATACCCACCGAGCTGCCGGGCGTGGTGACCACAGCGGCCATGGGCAACGGCAACGTCAAGGCCTCGTACTCCAACTTCGGCCGGAGCATCATCGACATCGCGGCCCCCGGCGGCGACGGCGCGTCCGGGGTCTACTCGACGCTGCCGGGCGGCAAGTACGGCACCATGAACGGCACGTCGATGGCCTCCCCGCACGTCGCGGGTGTGGCGGCGCTGCTGGCGAGCACCAACCCCGGCTCCACACCTGCGGATCTCCGGGCCAAGCTGGCCACCCAGGCCACCGATACGGCCTGCCCCTCCGACAGCCGCTGCACTGGCACGACCGCCAACAACGCCTTCTTCGGCGAGGGCCAGGTCGATGCACTGAAGGCCGTCGGCGGCACGCCGCCGCCCGGCGCGTACTTCGAGAACGCTGCGGACGTCGCCATCGCCGACAACAGCACGGTGGAGTCCCCGCTCACCGTGACCGGCGTCAGCGGCAACGCCCCGGCCACGCTCAAGGTCGGCGTGGACATCAAACACACCTACCGCGGCGACCTCGTGGTCTCGCTCGTGGCCCCCGACGGAACGGTCTACACGCTCGAGGACTTCCCGAACAACGACGGCACCGACAACGTCGCCAGGACTTACACGGTGAACGCCTCCTCGGAAGTGGCCGCAGGCACCTGGAAGCTGCGCGTCAGTGACGTCGCCTCCCAGGACATCGGCAAGATCGACGCCTGGAACCTGACCTTCTAG
- a CDS encoding 3-oxoacyl-ACP synthase III family protein: MSTPELLTHMEKAPEFDLFKITGMAERRVADDTADIPEDCLTMAVSAARECLDRSRYAPDEIDVVISCSISRTTDGRRHQFEPSFAHRIAKEIGALSALHFDVSNACAGMMTGVYLLDRMIRSGEVRNGLVLSGEHITPIAFTAAREMENSRDPQFASLSVGDSAVAVMVDRATDEADAIHDIELMTCSEYSHLCLGMPSDDTGDLAMYTNNTEMHAQDRLSLWPTFHRDKLAEDGRQFADEGYDFVVQHQVGSRFIDFMNHVGENIFETPMPQSLSIVEKFANTATTSHYLVLHQALAERRIPKGSKILLVPAASGVVTGFLSATVSSLEV, encoded by the coding sequence ATGAGTACTCCGGAACTCCTCACTCACATGGAGAAAGCTCCGGAATTCGACCTCTTCAAGATTACCGGAATGGCCGAGCGCCGCGTCGCGGACGACACTGCCGACATCCCCGAGGACTGCCTCACGATGGCAGTCTCGGCGGCCCGCGAGTGCCTGGATCGCTCGCGCTACGCGCCGGACGAGATCGACGTCGTGATCTCCTGCTCCATCAGCCGCACCACGGACGGGCGACGCCACCAGTTCGAGCCGTCGTTCGCCCACCGCATCGCCAAGGAGATCGGCGCGCTCTCCGCCCTTCACTTCGATGTCTCCAACGCCTGCGCGGGCATGATGACCGGCGTCTATCTGCTGGACCGGATGATCCGCTCCGGTGAGGTGCGCAACGGCTTGGTCCTCAGTGGCGAGCACATCACCCCGATCGCCTTCACCGCCGCACGCGAGATGGAGAACAGCCGGGACCCGCAGTTCGCGTCCCTCTCCGTGGGCGACTCGGCCGTCGCCGTGATGGTCGATCGCGCCACCGACGAAGCGGACGCGATCCACGACATCGAGCTGATGACCTGCTCGGAGTACTCGCACCTGTGCCTGGGCATGCCCAGCGACGACACCGGCGATCTGGCCATGTACACGAACAACACAGAGATGCACGCCCAGGACAGGCTCTCGCTGTGGCCGACCTTCCACCGCGACAAGCTGGCCGAAGACGGTCGCCAATTCGCCGACGAGGGGTACGACTTCGTCGTCCAGCACCAGGTCGGCAGCCGGTTCATCGACTTCATGAACCACGTGGGCGAGAACATCTTCGAGACACCGATGCCTCAGTCACTCTCGATCGTCGAGAAGTTCGCCAACACCGCCACCACCTCTCACTACTTGGTACTGCATCAGGCACTCGCGGAACGCCGCATACCCAAGGGGTCCAAGATCCTCCTGGTGCCCGCCGCATCGGGTGTGGTGACCGGTTTCCTGTCCGCGACCGTCTCCTCCCTGGAGGTATGA
- a CDS encoding fatty acid CoA ligase family protein, with translation MPGTATALRQDAFLAELLAWHAVRTPDKAAVIHPDGDRMAAGRPAYASVGYAELAARVTACAAALEEHGIRRGTRTALLVTPGVDLLTLVFALMHVGAVPVVVDPGMGLSRMLDCIHRVGVQAFIGVPSAHILRRLRPRAFAGVQSLIRVGGPSGTGLEELTSFGAGLPQLPPLESGPDDLALIGYTTGSTGPAKPVEITVGMLRGMAYGVEEGHFTADMASTLVTLPLMGVFDLAAGRTAVVPKMNMGRVGTADPALLTDAIQRFSVNAMFASPALLGPLAAHLAETNAQVPSLRLIVSGGAPVSPELMGALRAVLPNEARVFSTYGSTEALPMALVESREALAGPAAGPAEGLGVCVGRPAPGMSVRTIEVSDRPVPRWTPQLPVAPGEVGEIVVSGEAVSPRYFQTLQADAEHKIQDGGRRWHRTGDVGWIDGEGRIWFCGRKSHRVRASGGDLHTVRCESVFNTHPQVQRTALVGFGPHAEQQPVLCVELAPDTERKQWPRIEGELRELGANNPMTKAIADFLPHPAFPVDIRHNAKIRRELLAGWAEDQLTGSRRPTAADRALRTVPLLGWAYLAAWPLLPWDHVALTALWWLDAFLSVVVHAVQIPSALRAEQELATGRKPWASATLTMLYGATWWRPRSRKMKGAAA, from the coding sequence ATGCCCGGCACCGCAACCGCACTGCGCCAGGACGCGTTCCTGGCCGAACTACTTGCCTGGCACGCCGTCCGTACACCCGACAAAGCGGCCGTCATCCACCCGGACGGCGACCGGATGGCGGCAGGTCGACCGGCCTACGCCTCGGTCGGCTATGCCGAGCTCGCCGCCCGGGTCACCGCCTGCGCCGCCGCGCTGGAAGAGCACGGCATCCGCCGCGGTACCCGTACAGCGCTGCTGGTGACTCCGGGCGTCGACCTGCTGACGCTGGTCTTCGCCCTGATGCACGTCGGAGCGGTTCCGGTGGTGGTCGATCCCGGCATGGGGCTGAGCCGCATGCTGGACTGCATCCATCGCGTGGGTGTCCAGGCATTCATCGGCGTACCGTCCGCACACATCCTGCGGCGGCTTCGCCCGCGTGCCTTCGCCGGAGTGCAGAGCCTGATCCGGGTGGGCGGCCCAAGCGGCACCGGACTTGAGGAGCTGACCTCCTTCGGTGCGGGCCTGCCGCAGCTGCCCCCGCTGGAGTCCGGGCCCGACGACCTCGCGCTGATCGGCTACACCACCGGCAGTACCGGCCCGGCCAAGCCGGTCGAGATCACCGTCGGCATGCTGCGGGGCATGGCGTACGGCGTCGAGGAGGGCCACTTCACCGCCGACATGGCAAGCACCCTGGTCACTCTGCCCCTGATGGGCGTGTTCGACCTCGCGGCGGGCCGCACGGCGGTGGTGCCGAAGATGAACATGGGCCGCGTCGGCACCGCCGACCCGGCGCTACTGACCGACGCGATCCAACGCTTCTCCGTGAACGCCATGTTCGCCTCCCCCGCGCTGCTGGGTCCGCTCGCGGCTCATCTGGCAGAGACGAATGCCCAGGTACCGTCGCTGCGTCTCATCGTCTCCGGTGGCGCACCGGTGAGCCCTGAGCTGATGGGCGCGCTGCGCGCCGTACTCCCCAACGAGGCACGTGTGTTCAGCACCTACGGATCGACCGAAGCGCTGCCGATGGCACTGGTGGAGAGCAGAGAAGCCCTGGCCGGCCCGGCTGCCGGCCCGGCTGAGGGCCTGGGTGTCTGTGTGGGCCGCCCCGCACCCGGCATGTCGGTCCGCACCATCGAAGTCAGCGACCGGCCGGTCCCCCGGTGGACGCCCCAACTGCCGGTGGCTCCCGGTGAGGTGGGCGAGATTGTGGTCAGCGGTGAGGCGGTCAGCCCACGCTACTTCCAAACGCTCCAGGCCGACGCCGAGCACAAGATCCAGGACGGCGGGCGTCGTTGGCACCGCACCGGTGACGTGGGATGGATCGATGGTGAGGGACGGATCTGGTTCTGCGGGCGCAAGAGCCACCGGGTCCGCGCAAGCGGCGGCGACCTGCACACGGTGCGCTGCGAGAGCGTCTTCAACACCCATCCGCAGGTGCAGCGCACGGCGCTGGTGGGCTTCGGCCCGCACGCCGAGCAGCAGCCGGTGCTGTGCGTGGAGCTGGCACCGGACACCGAACGCAAGCAGTGGCCCCGGATCGAGGGCGAGTTGCGCGAACTGGGCGCGAACAACCCGATGACCAAGGCGATCGCGGACTTCCTGCCGCATCCCGCGTTCCCTGTGGACATCCGCCACAACGCCAAGATCCGCCGGGAGCTGCTGGCCGGATGGGCCGAAGACCAGCTCACCGGAAGCCGCCGCCCAACGGCGGCCGACCGCGCGCTGCGCACCGTCCCGCTGCTCGGGTGGGCCTATCTGGCGGCCTGGCCGCTGCTGCCTTGGGATCATGTGGCGCTGACCGCTCTGTGGTGGCTCGACGCCTTCCTGAGCGTCGTCGTCCACGCGGTCCAGATACCGTCCGCGCTGCGCGCGGAGCAGGAACTCGCCACCGGGCGAAAGCCATGGGCGAGCGCCACGCTCACGATGCTGTACGGAGCCACATGGTGGCGTCCCCGCAGCCGCAAGATGAAGGGCGCTGCGGCATGA